A single Calidifontibacter indicus DNA region contains:
- a CDS encoding winged helix DNA-binding domain-containing protein yields the protein MTARVVDRQWVNRRRLAVQRLSSTPLPHAADAVRLLTCVQSQDAPLAAHSLAMRSRDTRYAEVVAAQARGDWVRTHILRPTWHFVAPQDLRWIQALTGPKVERSDAARLRQLGITADVMDAGLDLLREVLADGAALSRAELGPIFAERGLPGPGEAIAHQLIVAEVRAVICSGAPRLTGNTAEHTYALVAEVIPAVEADSWPREHAACMLTHRFYAGHGPASERDLQRWSGLTLTEIRSATAELTSSPTLRDTHPLEAVELDGDTLWFDPRVPARTTRRQSAYLLSTFDEAALTYPASGFPRRDAGADRVRMLSQAARGVIIVDGSDVGTFGRTIGPHDVRVTIRAEVNLSADARDAIAHAAQFLADFHDRPLRLDFS from the coding sequence ACGCCGTCCGCCTGCTCACCTGTGTGCAGTCGCAGGACGCGCCTCTCGCCGCCCACTCGCTCGCGATGCGCTCACGGGACACGCGCTACGCCGAGGTCGTGGCTGCGCAGGCGCGCGGAGACTGGGTGCGCACCCACATCCTGCGACCGACCTGGCACTTCGTCGCGCCGCAGGACCTGCGCTGGATTCAGGCGCTGACCGGCCCGAAGGTGGAGCGCTCCGACGCGGCACGCTTGCGGCAGCTCGGCATCACCGCCGACGTGATGGACGCCGGTCTGGATCTCCTGCGCGAGGTGCTCGCCGACGGCGCGGCGCTCTCACGCGCCGAGCTCGGGCCGATCTTCGCCGAGCGCGGTCTGCCCGGCCCGGGCGAAGCGATAGCGCATCAACTGATCGTGGCCGAGGTGCGGGCCGTGATCTGTTCGGGCGCCCCGCGGCTCACCGGCAACACCGCCGAGCACACCTACGCACTCGTCGCCGAGGTGATCCCGGCCGTCGAGGCCGATTCGTGGCCACGCGAACACGCCGCCTGCATGCTGACCCACCGGTTCTACGCCGGACACGGCCCCGCATCCGAACGTGACCTTCAGCGGTGGAGCGGCTTGACGCTCACCGAAATTCGTTCCGCAACAGCGGAACTCACGTCGTCGCCGACCCTGCGTGACACGCACCCGCTGGAGGCTGTCGAGCTCGACGGCGACACCTTGTGGTTCGATCCGCGGGTGCCGGCCCGCACGACCCGCCGACAGAGCGCGTACCTGTTGTCGACCTTCGACGAGGCGGCGCTCACCTACCCCGCCTCGGGCTTCCCCCGGCGCGACGCCGGCGCCGATCGAGTCCGGATGCTTTCCCAGGCCGCACGCGGAGTGATCATCGTCGACGGCAGCGACGTGGGCACCTTCGGTCGCACGATCGGCCCGCACGACGTGCGCGTGACCATCCGCGCCGAGGTCAACCTGAGCGCCGACGCGCGCGACGCCATTGCGCACGCCGCGCAGTTCCTGGCCGACTTCCACGACCGGCCGCTCCGACTCGACTTCAGCTAG
- a CDS encoding DNA internalization-related competence protein ComEC/Rec2 translates to MTPLRERANLDVRLLVPALVAWATTAALIQSPTNLVLGVLGTAVATVPVGFSSRPGCRAIGLIALATATALVGVLGHRAVADAGPIAALAERGSSVRVEAKVASDPMPVRARPGSPPTWRVRLQVNRIDARGSTTRVRTPVLAFGGEEFTALRWHERVVLAGRLQPPQRAGDVVAVLRANRVARVSPAGPAERVVEHLRTGLRTATSGLPADPAGLVPALVIGDTTRMPTQLEDDMRATGMTHLNAVSGSNVTVVLLCIQWLAGALRVPRRYRLVFALVGLGLFVLLCRPEPSVIRAAAMGVVGLLALRSGARKVGAPALAAAVLVLLLVDPHLARSFGFVLSALATLGLLLFARRWADAMARRLPPRLAPLAEATAVPLAAQVFCAPITVLLQSSVSLVGLPANVAAAPLVPIATVAGVLVVCTAPLLPPAAVALAWVAGLPAWGIALIAHVAAALPYGSLPWLPGWPGVVTLVLAILLALTTAPWWLHQLTRRRWSAGAAGITALALVVPVPSPSPPPGWFVAMCDVGQGDATVVRDPGGGVLLVDTGPDPDAVDACLSRLAIGHIDTIVLTHFHADHVDGLSGVLRSGRTVGQVLTTSVDQQDAAGKGEEASRREPTMELIARSRLPVRAVVAGENLVIGSVRARVLWPARTLTDGSVQNNGSVVLDVHAGGARLLFTGDIEREAGAAVRRELVDGRFDVLKVPHHGSANQDAGLIAAVAPRVCLIGVGADNDYGHPAPRTLGLLAGCAVLRTDRDGTILLFGSGDRLRVGAV, encoded by the coding sequence ATGACGCCGCTGCGGGAGCGCGCGAACCTCGACGTCCGCCTGCTGGTGCCGGCCCTCGTCGCCTGGGCGACCACCGCCGCGCTGATCCAGTCGCCCACGAACCTCGTGCTCGGCGTGCTCGGCACTGCAGTGGCCACGGTGCCCGTCGGGTTCTCGAGCCGCCCGGGATGTCGAGCGATCGGCCTGATCGCGCTCGCGACCGCGACCGCCCTCGTCGGGGTGCTCGGTCACCGAGCGGTCGCCGATGCCGGGCCGATCGCCGCGCTCGCCGAGCGTGGGTCGAGCGTGCGGGTGGAGGCGAAGGTCGCCTCCGATCCGATGCCGGTGCGCGCCCGTCCGGGGAGCCCGCCGACCTGGCGAGTGCGCCTGCAGGTCAACCGAATCGATGCGCGCGGCAGCACCACCAGGGTGCGCACGCCGGTGCTCGCGTTCGGCGGGGAGGAGTTCACCGCGCTGCGCTGGCACGAACGCGTGGTGCTGGCCGGTCGCCTCCAGCCCCCACAACGCGCCGGTGACGTCGTCGCGGTGCTGCGGGCCAACCGCGTCGCGCGGGTCAGCCCTGCCGGACCGGCCGAGCGGGTCGTCGAACACCTGCGCACCGGTCTGCGCACGGCCACCTCCGGCCTGCCCGCCGACCCGGCCGGTCTGGTGCCGGCACTGGTCATCGGCGACACCACTCGGATGCCGACCCAGTTGGAGGACGACATGCGGGCGACCGGCATGACCCACCTCAACGCGGTCTCGGGTTCGAACGTCACCGTGGTGCTGCTGTGCATCCAGTGGCTCGCCGGTGCGTTACGGGTGCCCCGCCGCTACCGCCTCGTGTTCGCGCTGGTCGGTCTCGGGTTGTTCGTGCTGCTGTGCCGCCCGGAACCCTCGGTCATCCGGGCCGCGGCGATGGGCGTGGTCGGGCTGCTGGCGTTGCGTTCGGGCGCGCGCAAGGTCGGGGCGCCCGCGTTGGCCGCGGCCGTGCTGGTGTTGCTGCTCGTCGACCCGCACCTCGCACGGTCCTTCGGCTTCGTGCTGTCCGCGCTGGCCACCCTCGGCCTGCTGTTGTTCGCGCGGCGTTGGGCCGACGCCATGGCACGGCGGCTGCCGCCCCGGCTGGCGCCTCTCGCCGAGGCGACCGCGGTGCCGCTGGCCGCGCAGGTCTTCTGTGCACCGATCACGGTGCTCCTGCAATCCAGCGTGAGCCTGGTCGGGCTGCCGGCCAATGTCGCCGCCGCGCCGCTGGTGCCGATCGCCACCGTGGCCGGCGTGCTCGTGGTCTGCACCGCGCCGCTGCTGCCACCCGCCGCCGTGGCGCTCGCGTGGGTGGCAGGCCTCCCGGCGTGGGGGATCGCACTGATCGCCCATGTCGCGGCCGCGCTGCCCTACGGCTCGTTGCCCTGGCTGCCGGGTTGGCCGGGCGTCGTCACGCTCGTGCTCGCGATCCTGCTTGCACTCACCACCGCGCCCTGGTGGCTGCACCAACTGACCCGCCGCCGGTGGAGCGCCGGTGCGGCCGGCATCACCGCGCTCGCGCTCGTCGTGCCGGTGCCGTCCCCGTCGCCCCCACCCGGGTGGTTCGTCGCGATGTGCGATGTCGGTCAGGGCGACGCGACCGTCGTACGTGACCCGGGCGGGGGCGTGCTCCTGGTCGACACCGGTCCCGACCCCGACGCCGTCGATGCCTGCCTGTCCCGCCTCGCCATCGGTCACATCGACACCATCGTGCTCACGCACTTCCACGCCGATCACGTCGACGGTCTTTCCGGCGTGCTGCGGTCGGGGCGCACCGTCGGGCAGGTGCTGACGACGTCCGTCGATCAGCAGGACGCAGCCGGCAAGGGGGAGGAGGCCTCCCGGCGCGAGCCGACGATGGAGCTCATCGCCCGGTCGCGGCTGCCGGTGCGTGCGGTGGTTGCGGGGGAGAACCTCGTGATCGGTTCGGTGCGCGCCCGGGTGCTGTGGCCGGCGCGCACGCTCACCGACGGATCGGTGCAGAACAACGGCTCGGTGGTGCTTGACGTACACGCCGGCGGTGCCCGGCTGCTGTTCACCGGCGACATCGAACGCGAAGCCGGCGCGGCGGTGCGCCGGGAGCTCGTCGACGGACGCTTCGACGTGCTCAAGGTGCCGCACCACGGATCGGCCAATCAGGACGCCGGACTCATCGCGGCCGTCGCACCCCGGGTCTGTCTCATCGGCGTCGGGGCCGACAACGACTACGGGCACCCGGCGCCGCGCACCTTGGGTTTGCTCGCCGGATGCGCGGTGCTGCGCACCGACCGCGACGGCACGATCCTGTTGTTCGGGTCGGGTGACCGGTTGCGAGTCGGGGCGGTCTAG
- a CDS encoding ComEA family DNA-binding protein, translating to MSRQQPPDRLAAILAELDEGRRTPWLPDEDELIDRRPVFGLRRRRRTPQEGGLAALGFDDLEDDRERDSIDDQHAGYDDPDDDPDVDVPWPEQEPHTRAERRSRGHTSPAPIRPHTPLFRTPLPDTDIETRPGRSALLGALVVLVVVAIIFGFRVWSARQQATPTPLAVPSTAAAKPGGSTAAAGSASPNASPNVSPNAATGLARGAQATATQPTGFVLVHVVGQVRRPGVVRLPAGSRVDDAIKAAGGATPAADLSAVNLARPLGDGEQVHVPKPGETPSVAPAPATTGGATTGGGGSGGSGGRDTAGPVNLNTASEADLDGLPGVGPVLAARILQWRTTNGRFSTVDDLGEVAGIGDKLLEQLRPLVTV from the coding sequence ATGTCACGTCAGCAGCCACCCGACCGGCTCGCCGCCATCCTCGCCGAACTCGACGAGGGCCGGCGTACGCCCTGGCTGCCCGACGAGGACGAACTCATCGACCGGCGACCGGTCTTCGGTTTGCGCAGGCGGCGCCGCACGCCGCAGGAGGGCGGTCTCGCGGCTCTCGGGTTCGACGACCTCGAGGACGACCGCGAGCGTGACTCCATCGATGACCAGCACGCCGGCTACGACGATCCCGACGACGACCCGGACGTCGACGTGCCCTGGCCCGAGCAGGAGCCGCACACTCGTGCCGAGCGCCGGTCGCGCGGGCACACGTCGCCGGCGCCGATCCGTCCACACACCCCGTTGTTCCGAACACCCTTGCCCGACACCGATATCGAGACCCGTCCCGGCCGCTCCGCACTGCTGGGTGCCTTGGTCGTGCTCGTGGTGGTGGCGATCATCTTCGGTTTCCGGGTGTGGTCGGCTCGCCAACAGGCGACCCCCACTCCGCTCGCCGTGCCGAGCACGGCTGCCGCGAAGCCGGGCGGTTCGACCGCCGCCGCCGGCTCCGCCTCACCGAACGCCTCCCCGAACGTCTCCCCGAACGCGGCCACCGGGCTGGCCCGTGGCGCCCAGGCCACCGCCACCCAGCCGACAGGTTTCGTGCTGGTGCACGTCGTGGGTCAGGTGCGCCGTCCGGGGGTTGTGCGTCTGCCCGCCGGGTCGCGGGTCGACGACGCGATCAAGGCTGCCGGGGGAGCGACGCCGGCTGCCGACCTGTCGGCGGTCAACCTCGCCCGACCCCTCGGCGACGGCGAACAGGTGCACGTGCCGAAACCGGGCGAGACGCCGTCGGTCGCGCCGGCGCCCGCAACAACGGGCGGCGCAACAACGGGTGGTGGCGGCAGCGGCGGGTCGGGAGGCCGAGACACCGCGGGGCCGGTCAACCTCAACACTGCCTCCGAGGCCGATCTCGACGGGCTGCCCGGCGTCGGGCCGGTGCTCGCAGCCCGCATCCTGCAATGGCGCACCACCAACGGCCGCTTCAGCACGGTCGACGACCTCGGCGAGGTCGCTGGCATCGGCGACAAGCTGCTCGAACAGCTGCGGCCGCTGGTCACCGTCTGA
- a CDS encoding DegV family protein: MTVAVVTDSSACLPPGRVVRGRVFVVPLHVAIDGTSYDEGVDVTPTQVAAALRDHRQVTTSRPSPGAFLQAYEDLLERGIDEIVSVHLSAKSSATVSSAEIAGQSCAANVRVVDSGSMGMAMGFAVLAAANAAQEGASADEVEQIARAVADRSRSFLYVDTLEHLRRGGRIGRASSVLGSALAIKPLLTIQDGAIELLEKVRTSGKALTRLQALAVQAAAEIGDEPDTDGVDIAVQHLDAQQRAEVLAEQLAADVPNARQIVLVELGAALGAHVGPGMLAVAVAPRLARGTARG, translated from the coding sequence ATGACCGTCGCCGTCGTCACCGACTCTTCGGCCTGCCTGCCGCCCGGACGGGTGGTGCGCGGGCGGGTGTTCGTCGTGCCGTTGCACGTCGCCATCGACGGCACGTCGTACGACGAGGGTGTCGACGTGACCCCCACGCAGGTCGCGGCGGCGTTGCGTGACCACCGTCAGGTGACGACGTCCCGCCCGTCGCCCGGCGCGTTCCTGCAGGCCTACGAGGATCTCCTCGAACGCGGCATCGACGAGATCGTGTCGGTGCACCTGTCGGCCAAGTCGTCGGCGACGGTCAGTTCGGCCGAGATCGCCGGCCAGAGCTGCGCGGCGAACGTGCGCGTCGTCGACAGCGGATCGATGGGCATGGCGATGGGGTTCGCGGTGCTGGCGGCCGCGAACGCGGCCCAGGAAGGCGCGAGCGCGGACGAGGTCGAGCAGATCGCCCGTGCGGTCGCCGACCGTTCGCGCAGCTTCCTCTATGTCGACACCCTCGAGCATCTGCGCCGCGGCGGCCGGATCGGGCGCGCGTCGTCGGTGCTGGGTTCGGCGCTGGCGATCAAACCGCTGCTGACGATCCAGGACGGCGCGATCGAACTGCTGGAGAAGGTGCGCACGTCGGGCAAGGCGCTGACTCGACTGCAGGCGCTCGCGGTCCAGGCCGCCGCCGAGATCGGCGACGAACCCGACACCGACGGCGTCGACATCGCGGTGCAGCACCTCGATGCCCAGCAGCGGGCCGAGGTGCTCGCCGAGCAGCTCGCCGCCGACGTGCCCAACGCGCGCCAGATCGTGCTCGTCGAACTCGGCGCGGCGCTGGGTGCGCACGTGGGGCCGGGCATGCTCGCCGTCGCCGTCGCGCCGCGTCTTGCCCGGGGCACGGCACGCGGCTGA
- the leuS gene encoding leucine--tRNA ligase — protein MTDTTSMTGATGNSDTPKHRYTAALAGEIERRWQDNWQEQGTFHAPNPSGPWSGDDAATVQAMEKFFLQDMFPYPSGAGLHVGHPLGFIATDVIARYQRMTGKNVLYTMGFDAFGLPAEQYAVRTGQHPRKTTEENITTYRRQLRQLGLSHDDRRSFATIDPDYYKWTQWIFLQIYNAWYDDAAGKARPISELVDAFAAGEVATADGRAWAELTDAQQRAEIDGRRLAYKSASPVNWAPGLGTVVANEEVTNEGLTEVGDFPVFKRNLPQWMMRITAYADRLIDDLDRLDWPESIKAMQRNWIGRSTGAAVEFPVERTGQLIEVFTTRPDTVFGATFMVLAPEHPLVDELVPDAWPEGTKPVWTGGAATPADAVAAYRLEASRKSDVERQADEKSKTGVFTGGFARNPLTGTAIPVFIADYVLMGYGTGAIMAVPGQDARDWDYAKAFELPIIRTVQPSEGHDMDTPFTGDGPAINSSNDAISLDGMGVADAKAAMIAHLEEHGIGRGTINYKLRDWLFSRQRYWGEPFPIVYDADGVAHALPESMLPVELPEVANYSPKTYEPDDADSMPESPLDRATDWVEVELDLGDGPKTYRRETNVMPQWAGSCWYEMRYTDPDNHDRFVDPGCEQYWMGPGRGAGAGVANDPGGIDLYVGGVEHAVLHLLYARFWHKVLFDLGQVSSEEPFRRLFNQGYVQAYAFRDHRGQPVPAAEVVEHVDGDTTTYTWEGQRVTREYGKMGKSLKNVVTPDEMCDQYGADTFRVYEMSMGPLDQSRPWETRAVVGSQRFLQRLWRNVIDEETGDLRVTDDAPDADTAKLLAKTVDGVRRDFEHFGFNTAVAKLIELNNAVTRLAAPPRAVVEPLVQMVAPLAPHIAEELWHRLGHEQTVTFEAFPDADPALVVDDKVTCVVQVLGKVRDRLEVAADISDADLEAAALASERVQSAIGDKQVRKVIVRAPKLVNIVAG, from the coding sequence ATGACTGACACGACGAGCATGACCGGCGCGACCGGAAACTCGGACACCCCGAAGCACCGCTACACCGCCGCACTGGCCGGTGAGATCGAGCGCCGTTGGCAGGACAACTGGCAGGAGCAGGGCACTTTCCACGCCCCGAACCCCAGCGGTCCGTGGTCCGGCGACGACGCGGCAACCGTGCAGGCCATGGAGAAGTTCTTCCTGCAGGACATGTTCCCGTACCCCTCGGGCGCCGGCCTGCACGTCGGTCACCCGCTGGGTTTCATCGCCACCGACGTCATCGCCCGCTACCAGCGCATGACCGGCAAGAACGTGCTGTACACGATGGGCTTCGACGCCTTCGGTCTGCCGGCCGAGCAGTACGCGGTGCGCACCGGGCAGCACCCCCGCAAGACGACCGAGGAGAACATCACCACCTACCGTCGTCAGCTGCGCCAGTTGGGTCTGTCGCACGACGACCGCCGTTCGTTCGCGACGATCGACCCCGACTACTACAAGTGGACCCAGTGGATCTTCCTGCAGATTTACAACGCCTGGTACGACGACGCCGCCGGTAAGGCCCGTCCGATCAGCGAACTGGTCGACGCGTTCGCCGCCGGTGAGGTCGCAACGGCCGACGGGCGTGCGTGGGCCGAGCTGACCGATGCGCAGCAGCGCGCCGAGATCGACGGCCGCCGGCTGGCCTACAAGTCGGCGTCGCCGGTCAACTGGGCGCCCGGCCTGGGCACCGTGGTGGCCAACGAGGAGGTCACCAACGAGGGGCTGACCGAGGTCGGCGACTTCCCGGTCTTCAAGCGCAACCTGCCGCAGTGGATGATGCGCATCACCGCCTACGCCGACCGGCTGATCGACGACCTCGACCGCCTGGACTGGCCGGAGTCGATCAAGGCGATGCAGCGCAACTGGATCGGTCGGTCGACCGGTGCCGCGGTGGAGTTCCCCGTGGAGCGCACCGGTCAGCTGATCGAGGTGTTCACGACCCGACCCGACACCGTCTTCGGTGCGACCTTCATGGTGTTGGCTCCCGAGCACCCGCTGGTCGACGAGTTGGTGCCGGACGCGTGGCCGGAAGGCACCAAGCCGGTCTGGACCGGTGGGGCGGCCACCCCGGCGGACGCCGTCGCCGCCTACCGGCTGGAGGCGTCGCGCAAGAGCGACGTCGAGCGGCAGGCCGACGAGAAGTCCAAGACCGGTGTCTTCACCGGTGGTTTTGCACGAAACCCGTTGACCGGCACCGCGATTCCGGTCTTCATCGCCGACTACGTGCTGATGGGCTACGGCACCGGCGCGATCATGGCCGTGCCCGGCCAGGACGCTCGTGACTGGGACTACGCCAAGGCGTTCGAGCTGCCGATCATCCGCACGGTGCAGCCGTCCGAGGGCCACGACATGGACACCCCGTTCACCGGTGACGGTCCGGCGATCAACTCCTCGAACGACGCGATCTCGTTGGACGGCATGGGAGTTGCCGACGCGAAGGCCGCGATGATCGCCCACCTGGAGGAGCACGGCATCGGCCGCGGCACCATCAATTACAAGCTGCGCGACTGGCTGTTCAGCCGGCAGCGCTACTGGGGCGAGCCGTTTCCGATCGTCTACGACGCCGACGGTGTCGCCCACGCGCTGCCCGAGTCGATGCTGCCGGTCGAGCTGCCGGAGGTGGCCAACTACTCGCCGAAGACCTACGAGCCCGATGACGCCGACTCGATGCCGGAGTCGCCGCTCGACCGCGCCACCGACTGGGTCGAGGTCGAGCTGGATCTGGGTGACGGTCCGAAGACCTACCGCCGCGAGACCAACGTCATGCCGCAGTGGGCCGGATCCTGTTGGTACGAAATGCGATACACCGACCCCGACAACCACGACCGGTTCGTCGACCCGGGGTGCGAGCAGTACTGGATGGGTCCGGGACGTGGCGCCGGCGCCGGTGTCGCGAACGACCCGGGCGGCATCGACCTCTACGTCGGTGGCGTCGAGCACGCCGTGCTGCACCTGCTGTACGCGCGCTTCTGGCACAAGGTGCTGTTCGATCTGGGGCAGGTCAGCAGCGAGGAGCCGTTCCGTCGCCTGTTCAACCAGGGTTACGTGCAGGCCTACGCCTTCCGCGACCACCGCGGTCAACCGGTGCCGGCCGCCGAGGTCGTCGAGCACGTCGACGGCGACACGACCACGTACACCTGGGAGGGCCAGAGGGTCACCCGGGAGTACGGGAAGATGGGCAAGTCGCTGAAGAACGTCGTCACGCCCGACGAGATGTGCGACCAGTACGGCGCCGACACCTTCCGCGTCTACGAGATGTCGATGGGTCCGCTGGACCAGTCCCGCCCGTGGGAGACCCGAGCGGTGGTCGGCTCGCAGCGGTTCCTGCAGCGCCTGTGGCGCAACGTGATCGACGAGGAGACCGGCGACCTGCGCGTCACCGACGACGCGCCTGACGCCGACACGGCAAAGCTGTTGGCCAAGACCGTCGACGGCGTGCGCCGCGACTTCGAGCACTTCGGGTTCAACACCGCGGTCGCGAAGCTGATCGAGCTGAACAACGCTGTCACCCGGTTGGCCGCCCCGCCGCGCGCGGTGGTGGAGCCGTTGGTGCAGATGGTCGCGCCGCTGGCGCCGCACATCGCCGAAGAGCTGTGGCACCGCCTGGGGCACGAGCAGACCGTCACCTTCGAGGCCTTCCCGGACGCCGACCCGGCGCTGGTGGTCGACGACAAGGTGACCTGTGTGGTGCAGGTGCTGGGCAAGGTGCGCGACCGGCTGGAGGTGGCCGCCGACATCAGCGACGCCGACCTGGAGGCCGCCGCGTTGGCCAGCGAGCGGGTGCAGTCGGCGATCGGCGACAAGCAAGTTCGCAAGGTGATCGTGCGCGCTCCCAAGCTGGTCAACATCGTCGCCGGATGA
- a CDS encoding geranylgeranyl reductase family protein: MPAPTRTDVLVVGAGPAGSAAATWAARHGLDVVLADAATFPRDKTCGDGLTPRAIGELDRLGLTDWVRAHTVNQGLRAHGFGQRLELRWPQVEGLPDWGSAVPRTELDDHLRTHALKAGAVGVEDARAVDARVEGGRVRAVTFRGAEGTFEIEAERVVVADGVRSPLGKVLGREWHRDTVYAVAGRSYIDSTMSNDPWISSHLELRGEEGQILSGYGWVFPLGDGSVNLGAGTLATAKRPADIAIKPLMQVYADTIRDDFGLSGELRMGASALLPMGGAVSNVAGPNWALIGDAAACINPLNGEGIDYGLETGRLVADMLLAGDDLQTAWPALLTDHYGEAFSVARRLAGLFSNPKLLTALGPIGMRSDLLMTLALRWMGNLVTDDDRDRAARVWRWAGRRSVGLDSRPPFS, from the coding sequence ATGCCCGCTCCGACCCGTACCGATGTTCTTGTTGTCGGAGCCGGCCCCGCCGGCTCGGCCGCCGCCACCTGGGCGGCCCGCCACGGCCTCGATGTCGTGCTCGCCGATGCCGCCACCTTCCCCCGCGACAAGACCTGCGGCGACGGCCTCACCCCGCGCGCGATCGGCGAACTCGACCGGCTCGGCCTCACCGACTGGGTGCGCGCACACACCGTCAACCAGGGCCTGCGCGCCCACGGCTTCGGCCAACGCCTCGAGTTGCGCTGGCCCCAGGTCGAGGGACTTCCCGACTGGGGCTCGGCCGTGCCCCGCACCGAACTCGACGACCACCTGCGCACCCACGCGCTGAAGGCCGGCGCCGTGGGCGTCGAGGACGCTCGCGCCGTCGACGCCCGGGTCGAGGGCGGACGGGTGCGGGCCGTCACCTTCCGCGGCGCCGAGGGCACCTTCGAGATCGAGGCCGAGCGGGTCGTCGTCGCCGACGGTGTGCGTTCGCCGTTGGGCAAGGTGCTCGGCCGCGAGTGGCACCGCGACACCGTCTACGCGGTGGCGGGCCGCTCCTACATCGACTCCACGATGAGCAACGACCCGTGGATCTCCTCCCACCTCGAACTGCGCGGCGAAGAAGGTCAGATCCTGTCCGGCTACGGCTGGGTGTTCCCACTCGGCGACGGCTCGGTGAACCTCGGCGCGGGCACGCTCGCCACCGCCAAGCGTCCGGCCGACATCGCGATCAAACCGCTGATGCAGGTCTACGCCGACACGATCCGGGACGACTTCGGTCTATCCGGTGAGTTGCGGATGGGTGCGTCGGCGCTGCTGCCGATGGGCGGAGCCGTCTCGAACGTCGCCGGCCCCAACTGGGCGCTCATCGGCGACGCCGCCGCCTGCATCAACCCGCTCAACGGTGAGGGCATCGACTACGGGCTGGAGACCGGACGTCTGGTCGCCGACATGCTGCTGGCCGGAGACGACCTGCAGACGGCGTGGCCTGCGCTGCTGACCGACCACTACGGCGAGGCCTTCTCGGTGGCGCGCCGCCTGGCCGGCCTGTTCAGCAACCCCAAGCTGCTCACCGCCCTCGGCCCGATCGGCATGCGCTCCGACCTGCTGATGACCCTCGCGCTGCGCTGGATGGGCAACCTGGTCACCGACGACGACCGCGACCGCGCCGCCCGCGTGTGGCGCTGGGCCGGACGCCGCTCGGTCGGCCTCGACTCCCGCCCGCCGTTCAGCTGA
- the rpsT gene encoding 30S ribosomal protein S20, protein MANIKSQMKRIKTNAIRTERNKAYKSELRTWIRKTREAVAAGDAEKAQAALKTAGQKLDKAVSKGVIHKNQAANKKSALTKQVNGLS, encoded by the coding sequence GTGGCAAACATCAAGTCGCAGATGAAGCGGATCAAGACCAACGCGATCCGCACCGAGCGCAACAAGGCTTACAAGTCGGAGCTGCGCACCTGGATCCGCAAGACCCGCGAGGCCGTCGCCGCCGGTGACGCCGAGAAGGCGCAGGCAGCGCTGAAGACCGCTGGTCAGAAGCTGGACAAGGCCGTCTCCAAGGGCGTCATCCACAAGAACCAGGCTGCGAACAAGAAGTCGGCCCTGACCAAGCAGGTCAATGGCCTGAGCTGA
- the holA gene encoding DNA polymerase III subunit delta: protein MAIPSLVLISGPEQLLADRALRSTVDLVRETEPDAETIRVDAAAYEPGELMLHTSPSLFGGLKIVVVRDLDEGGDALVDEVTTLAKSPIDQAVLVVMHKGGNRGKRALDALKKGGARVIDAPSIKSDRDKASFVTNEFRSARRKVSPDAVQALLDAVGKDLGELAAACAQLVADTTGVVDVEQVDEYYGGKVEATGFRVADMAVAGNAGEALRLLRHALASGLDPVPIVAVLAGQLRQIAKVASAGQGSSGAVARDLGMAPWQVDRARRSARGWDGDRLGRAIQAVAAADFDVKGGGRDPVFAVERAVLTICRERHGR from the coding sequence ATGGCCATTCCGTCGCTCGTGCTGATCAGCGGACCTGAGCAGTTGCTCGCCGACCGCGCGTTGCGCAGCACCGTCGACCTCGTGCGCGAGACCGAACCCGACGCCGAGACGATCCGGGTCGACGCCGCCGCCTACGAGCCCGGCGAGCTGATGCTGCACACCAGCCCGAGCCTGTTCGGCGGGCTGAAGATCGTGGTGGTGCGCGACCTCGACGAAGGTGGAGACGCGCTCGTCGACGAGGTGACCACCCTGGCCAAGAGCCCTATCGATCAAGCGGTTCTCGTCGTCATGCACAAGGGCGGCAACCGCGGTAAGCGCGCACTCGACGCGCTCAAGAAGGGCGGCGCGCGGGTCATCGACGCGCCCTCGATCAAGTCCGACCGCGACAAGGCGTCGTTCGTCACCAACGAGTTCCGTTCCGCGCGACGCAAGGTCAGCCCCGACGCCGTCCAGGCGCTGCTCGACGCCGTCGGCAAAGACCTCGGCGAACTCGCCGCCGCGTGCGCCCAGCTCGTCGCCGACACCACCGGCGTCGTCGACGTCGAGCAGGTCGACGAGTACTACGGCGGCAAGGTCGAAGCCACCGGCTTCCGGGTGGCCGATATGGCGGTCGCGGGCAATGCGGGGGAGGCGCTGCGGCTGTTGCGGCACGCGCTCGCGTCGGGCCTCGACCCGGTGCCGATCGTGGCGGTGCTCGCCGGGCAGTTGCGGCAGATCGCGAAGGTCGCCTCGGCAGGGCAAGGCTCGTCGGGGGCTGTCGCCCGTGACCTCGGCATGGCGCCCTGGCAGGTCGACCGCGCCCGCCGCTCGGCCCGCGGCTGGGACGGCGACCGACTCGGCCGCGCCATCCAGGCCGTCGCGGCCGCAGACTTCGACGTGAAGGGCGGCGGACGCGACCCCGTCTTCGCCGTCGAACGCGCCGTGCTCACCATCTGCAGAGAACGGCACGGCCGGTAA